In a genomic window of Candidatus Competibacteraceae bacterium:
- a CDS encoding type II toxin-antitoxin system RatA family toxin, producing MSHASHHESRVVAVSPERMFDLVTDVERYPEFVPLIRSAKIINCQASYYETEQVMALGLLRHRFRTRTELERPKTITVTSTDPSFRRFEIRWSFEPTPEGFCHTEFSLNCEVRSLLLKPLGEALMTQMAATMVNAFAARARKLDAAGR from the coding sequence ATGTCCCACGCATCCCATCACGAAAGCCGGGTAGTGGCGGTTTCCCCCGAACGCATGTTCGACCTCGTCACCGACGTCGAGCGCTATCCCGAATTCGTGCCGCTGATCCGCAGCGCCAAAATTATCAACTGTCAGGCCAGCTATTACGAAACCGAACAAGTGATGGCGTTGGGGCTGTTGCGGCACCGGTTTCGAACCCGCACCGAACTCGAACGGCCCAAGACGATCACGGTCACCTCGACGGACCCCAGCTTCCGCCGCTTCGAGATTCGCTGGTCGTTCGAGCCGACGCCGGAAGGGTTTTGCCACACCGAATTCAGCCTCAATTGCGAGGTGCGCTCGCTGCTGCTCAAACCGCTGGGAGAGGCGCTGATGACTCAAATGGCGGCGACGATGGTCAACGCCTTCGCCGCGCGGGCGCGCAAGCTGGATGCCGCCGGCCGCTGA
- a CDS encoding AbrB/MazE/SpoVT family DNA-binding domain-containing protein: protein MAPVETTKLSSKGQVIIPKHIRESHRWDTGLELQVIEFDGDILLKPKAAFEQTTIDDVAGCLHSIAALKNGRKHSGRNKASGKESLA from the coding sequence GTGGCACCAGTAGAAACGACTAAACTGTCCAGTAAAGGCCAAGTGATCATACCGAAACATATTAGAGAATCTCATCGCTGGGATACTGGCCTCGAACTGCAAGTAATTGAATTTGATGGCGATATATTACTGAAACCTAAAGCCGCTTTCGAGCAAACCACCATTGATGACGTCGCTGGATGCCTGCACTCTATAGCGGCCCTAAAAAATGGACGAAAACATTCAGGACGCAATAAAGCAAGCGGTAAGGAAAGTTTGGCGTGA
- a CDS encoding type II toxin-antitoxin system VapC family toxin: protein MIAIDTNIIVRLLTKDDTKQYHICRKLFEAEEIYISDTVILETEWVLRFAYEFEPIEVGSAFRKLFGLPNVKLSNNYIIAQAINWHEQGLDFTDAFHLALSQSIPTLKTFDGEFIKKSKDLSKRAVQKP from the coding sequence GTGATAGCGATTGACACCAACATCATCGTCCGCCTTTTAACCAAGGACGATACGAAGCAATACCACATCTGCCGCAAGCTGTTTGAAGCCGAGGAAATTTATATATCCGATACCGTCATTCTGGAAACAGAATGGGTCCTGCGTTTTGCATATGAGTTTGAGCCTATTGAAGTCGGTAGTGCTTTTCGAAAGTTATTTGGCCTACCCAACGTAAAACTATCTAATAATTACATCATCGCTCAAGCCATAAACTGGCATGAACAAGGATTAGATTTTACAGATGCATTTCATCTGGCTCTAAGCCAAAGTATCCCCACACTCAAAACGTTTGACGGCGAGTTCATTAAGAAATCAAAAGATCTTTCGAAACGCGCTGTTCAAAAACCCTGA
- a CDS encoding BrnT family toxin, with protein MSFLWDTKKAAANHRKHGVSFEEASSALRDTFSATAHDPDHSEDEDRFVTFGVSSRGRLLAVSHTEHGNSIRIISARLATNAERQIYEEG; from the coding sequence ATGAGCTTTCTGTGGGATACGAAAAAGGCTGCGGCAAACCACCGCAAGCACGGTGTCAGCTTTGAAGAAGCATCTAGCGCATTGCGCGATACTTTTTCTGCTACTGCGCACGATCCTGATCATTCGGAAGATGAAGACCGTTTTGTGACATTTGGCGTTTCCTCGCGGGGCCGTTTGCTTGCTGTATCTCATACGGAGCACGGAAATTCGATTCGAATCATATCCGCACGATTAGCAACAAATGCTGAGAGGCAAATTTATGAAGAAGGTTAA
- a CDS encoding HyaD/HybD family hydrogenase maturation endopeptidase has product MRVVVLGLGNILLRDEGVGVRVIEALAERYVLPPEVEVVDGGTAGMELLNVIAGCDHLVICDAVKDDAPPGTVIKLTNAEVPALFQTRFSPHQLGLADVLATLTLSDEAPRAVTLIGVVPLDLELGIELSPEVRAAVGKAVEKVAGELRGLGFCLC; this is encoded by the coding sequence ATGCGGGTGGTGGTGCTGGGCCTCGGTAATATCCTGCTGCGCGATGAAGGGGTCGGGGTAAGGGTCATCGAGGCTTTGGCCGAGCGTTATGTCTTGCCGCCGGAGGTCGAGGTGGTCGATGGCGGCACCGCCGGCATGGAGTTGTTGAACGTCATCGCCGGTTGCGACCATTTGGTGATTTGCGATGCGGTGAAGGACGATGCGCCGCCAGGGACGGTGATCAAACTTACTAACGCCGAAGTTCCCGCCCTGTTTCAAACCCGCTTTTCTCCCCATCAACTCGGTTTGGCCGATGTGCTGGCGACGTTGACGCTGAGCGATGAAGCGCCGCGCGCCGTCACGCTAATCGGCGTCGTGCCATTGGATCTGGAGTTGGGGATTGAGTTGTCGCCCGAAGTCAGGGCAGCGGTCGGAAAGGCCGTTGAAAAAGTGGCAGGGGAGTTGCGGGGGCTGGGTTTTTGCTTGTGTTGA
- a CDS encoding nickel-dependent hydrogenase large subunit translates to MTRITIDPITRIEGHLRIDCEVDNGKVTNAWSSGQMWRGIEIILKDRDPRDAWIFAQRICGVCTTVHAIVSVRAIENALALEVPLNAQYIRNMIVAAHGIHDHIVHFYQLAALDWVDIVSALSGSPEGAAKLGASLADYRRNGVQEIRQIQEKLKAFVGTGQLGVFASGYWGHPAMKLPPDVNLLAATHYLQALEYQRIANRIVAILGSKTPHIQNLAVGGVANPINPDSQSTLTLERLFAIKAEIDKLGEFINQAMIPDVAAVGALYADWTQYGAGVTDYLSVPDLPLDTKGTRFELPGGFIAKGDLASFKPITSYQDAFFRDGVKESVKHAWYQYKGGDGARHPYDGQTHPHHTDFQDNGKYSWVKAPTFYEKRVQVGPLANVLGMVAAGHEPTKRHLNRVLDIASTVAGSKIPVEALHSTIGRIAARAVRCAVLLESLQNQWQLLVDNIAKGDFDTFNRPVFPKGEIRGFGYHEAPRGVLSHWAVIENGKIKNYQAVVPSTWNAGPRDDNDAPGPYEASLFDNPVANAELPLEVLRTVHSFDPCLACAIHLADSKRRPIVQVKAI, encoded by the coding sequence ATGACCCGAATCACCATCGATCCCATCACCCGCATCGAAGGCCACTTGCGCATCGACTGCGAGGTGGACAACGGCAAGGTTACCAATGCGTGGTCGTCGGGGCAGATGTGGCGCGGCATCGAGATCATCCTCAAGGACCGCGACCCGCGCGACGCCTGGATTTTCGCCCAGCGCATCTGCGGGGTATGCACCACCGTGCACGCCATTGTATCGGTGCGGGCGATTGAAAACGCCTTGGCTTTAGAGGTGCCGCTCAACGCCCAATACATCCGCAACATGATCGTCGCGGCGCACGGCATCCACGATCACATCGTCCATTTTTACCAACTGGCGGCGCTCGATTGGGTCGATATCGTATCCGCCTTGTCCGGCAGCCCCGAAGGCGCGGCCAAGCTCGGCGCGAGCTTGGCCGACTACCGGCGCAACGGCGTCCAGGAAATCCGCCAGATTCAAGAGAAGTTGAAAGCCTTCGTCGGCACCGGCCAGTTGGGGGTGTTCGCCAGCGGCTACTGGGGCCATCCGGCGATGAAATTGCCGCCCGATGTGAATCTGCTGGCCGCGACCCATTATTTGCAGGCGCTCGAATACCAGCGGATCGCCAATCGGATCGTCGCCATTCTCGGCTCGAAAACGCCGCACATTCAAAATCTTGCGGTCGGTGGAGTCGCCAATCCGATCAATCCCGACAGTCAATCCACGCTGACCTTGGAGCGGTTGTTCGCCATCAAGGCCGAGATCGACAAGCTGGGCGAGTTCATCAATCAAGCGATGATCCCCGATGTGGCCGCCGTCGGCGCGCTGTACGCCGATTGGACCCAGTACGGCGCGGGCGTCACCGATTATCTGTCGGTGCCCGATCTGCCGCTGGACACCAAGGGCACTCGCTTTGAACTGCCCGGCGGCTTCATCGCCAAGGGCGATCTGGCAAGCTTCAAGCCGATCACCAGCTATCAAGACGCTTTTTTCCGCGACGGGGTCAAGGAAAGCGTCAAACATGCCTGGTACCAATACAAGGGCGGCGATGGCGCGCGCCACCCCTACGACGGCCAGACCCATCCCCATCACACCGATTTTCAGGACAACGGCAAATATTCCTGGGTCAAGGCCCCGACCTTTTACGAAAAACGGGTGCAAGTTGGGCCGTTGGCCAACGTGCTGGGCATGGTCGCCGCCGGCCACGAACCGACCAAGCGCCACCTCAACCGGGTGCTCGACATCGCCAGCACGGTGGCCGGCAGCAAGATTCCGGTCGAGGCGCTGCATTCGACCATCGGCCGGATCGCCGCGCGGGCGGTGCGCTGCGCGGTGCTGCTCGAATCGCTGCAAAATCAATGGCAATTGTTGGTCGATAATATCGCCAAGGGCGATTTCGATACCTTTAACCGGCCGGTGTTTCCCAAGGGCGAGATTCGCGGTTTCGGCTATCACGAAGCGCCGCGCGGGGTGCTGTCGCATTGGGCGGTGATCGAAAACGGCAAGATCAAGAACTATCAAGCGGTGGTGCCGAGCACTTGGAACGCCGGCCCGCGCGACGACAACGACGCGCCGGGTCCGTATGAGGCGTCGTTGTTCGACAATCCGGTCGCCAACGCGGAATTGCCGTTGGAGGTGCTGCGCACGGTGCATTCCTTCGATCCGTGCTTGGCCTGCGCGATTCATTTGGCCGATTCCAAGCGACGGCCCATCGTGCAGGTCAAGGCGATCTGA
- the hybB gene encoding Ni/Fe-hydrogenase cytochrome b subunit — translation MSAVVHRPLGGKVVTKPFLILGLFVLISAYFIARRFLFGMGDVSNMNNGFPIGTWVVLDVVIGTAFGCGGFAMALLIYIFNRNAYHPLMRPALLGGVFGYTLGGLAVMIDLGRYWHAFHLLMPWYAQPNSVILEVGLCVMAYVTVLWLEFWPAFLERMPLGFKQRYGLDKLQAFLKRYMYVLVALGVLLPTMHQSSLGTVLLILGYKLPPLWNTPWLPLLFLSSALAMGYGVVMLEATLVHRAFNTPSEVRLFARLSRVAAGLLIGFSVLRWTDLMYRGQLGAAVAGDLNGNLFLIESALFLAPVFVLLSERRWSQRWQFIGAVCILAAGSLYRIDSYLITLQPGNGWTYFPSAPELLITIGIVCLEIMLYLLFIKTLPVLHGGAVEAYGRPS, via the coding sequence ATGAGCGCCGTCGTTCACCGGCCGCTCGGCGGCAAAGTGGTCACCAAGCCTTTTCTGATTCTCGGCCTGTTCGTGTTGATTTCGGCCTATTTCATCGCCCGGCGCTTTCTGTTCGGGATGGGCGACGTGTCTAACATGAACAACGGTTTTCCCATCGGCACCTGGGTGGTGTTGGATGTGGTGATCGGTACCGCCTTCGGCTGCGGCGGCTTCGCCATGGCCTTGCTGATCTACATTTTCAACCGCAACGCCTATCACCCGCTGATGCGTCCGGCCCTGCTCGGCGGAGTGTTCGGCTACACCCTGGGCGGTCTGGCGGTGATGATCGATTTAGGTCGCTACTGGCACGCCTTCCACCTGCTGATGCCTTGGTACGCCCAGCCCAACTCGGTGATTCTGGAGGTGGGCTTGTGCGTTATGGCCTACGTCACCGTGTTGTGGCTGGAATTTTGGCCCGCTTTTCTGGAGCGGATGCCGCTCGGTTTCAAACAGCGCTACGGCCTGGATAAATTGCAGGCGTTTTTGAAGCGCTACATGTACGTGCTGGTGGCGCTTGGCGTATTGCTGCCGACCATGCATCAATCCTCGCTCGGCACGGTGCTGCTGATTCTCGGCTACAAGCTGCCGCCGTTGTGGAACACGCCGTGGCTGCCCTTGCTGTTTTTGAGTTCGGCGCTGGCGATGGGCTACGGGGTGGTGATGCTGGAGGCGACGCTGGTCCATCGCGCTTTTAATACGCCGTCGGAAGTGAGGCTGTTCGCTCGGCTCTCGCGCGTCGCCGCCGGATTGTTAATCGGCTTTTCGGTGTTGCGCTGGACCGATCTGATGTATCGCGGCCAGCTCGGCGCGGCCGTCGCCGGCGATTTGAACGGCAATCTGTTTTTGATCGAGAGCGCGCTGTTCCTCGCGCCGGTGTTCGTGCTGCTGTCGGAGCGCCGTTGGAGCCAGCGCTGGCAGTTTATTGGGGCGGTGTGCATTTTGGCCGCCGGTTCGCTGTATCGTATTGATTCCTATTTGATTACTCTGCAACCCGGCAACGGTTGGACGTATTTCCCGTCCGCGCCGGAACTGCTGATCACCATCGGCATCGTCTGTCTGGAAATCATGCTCTATCTGCTGTTCATCAAGACCCTGCCGGTGCTGCATGGCGGTGCCGTTGAAGCTTATGGGAGGCCGTCATGA
- the hybA gene encoding hydrogenase 2 operon protein HybA translates to MSLSRRQFLQGAAGAVATAAASVADAAAPFAPRENKPLPPKAIGMLYDSTQCIGCKACVSACKDANGMPVEQPQALAGWNEGTWDTAEDLSGKTLNVIRVYQNGTMAQKDREVNGYAFVKRHCLHCLDPSCVSVCPVSAMQKNPITGIVTHDPDACIGCRYCVLGCPFNVPHYQFDDALGQISKCQFCHHLLKDNPLFSEAMAGTAHAGSASATELWKNSRIPACCDVCPTGASLFGWVEDLQKEAEQRLALKPGEVYDFPRGLLGGDRAPNAAPVGAYKPHIYGEKESGGTQVRYLTGVPHENLGLPILPDHSSAAVTEGVQHTIYKGMIAPLALFGGLVMLARRSVKKDDEGKNEEDRPT, encoded by the coding sequence ATGAGCCTGAGCCGCCGACAATTTTTGCAAGGCGCGGCCGGGGCGGTCGCCACCGCCGCCGCGTCGGTCGCGGACGCCGCCGCGCCGTTCGCGCCGCGCGAAAACAAACCGTTGCCGCCCAAAGCCATCGGAATGCTGTATGACTCGACCCAGTGCATCGGTTGTAAAGCCTGCGTCAGCGCCTGCAAGGACGCCAACGGGATGCCGGTCGAGCAGCCGCAAGCCCTGGCCGGTTGGAACGAAGGCACCTGGGATACCGCCGAGGATCTGTCCGGTAAGACCTTGAACGTGATCCGCGTCTATCAAAACGGCACGATGGCGCAAAAAGACCGCGAAGTGAACGGCTACGCCTTCGTCAAACGGCATTGCCTGCATTGTCTCGACCCGTCCTGCGTGTCGGTGTGTCCGGTCAGCGCGATGCAAAAAAATCCGATTACCGGCATCGTCACTCACGATCCCGACGCCTGTATCGGCTGTCGCTATTGCGTGCTGGGCTGTCCGTTTAACGTTCCGCACTACCAGTTCGACGATGCCTTGGGTCAAATTTCTAAATGCCAGTTTTGCCATCATCTGTTGAAGGATAACCCCCTGTTTTCCGAGGCGATGGCGGGAACGGCGCACGCCGGCAGCGCCTCAGCCACCGAACTGTGGAAAAACAGTCGAATTCCGGCCTGTTGCGATGTGTGTCCGACCGGCGCGTCGCTGTTCGGTTGGGTTGAGGATTTGCAAAAGGAAGCCGAACAGCGTCTGGCGCTCAAGCCGGGCGAGGTATACGACTTTCCGCGTGGCTTGTTGGGCGGCGACCGCGCCCCCAACGCCGCGCCGGTTGGTGCATACAAACCGCACATCTACGGCGAAAAGGAATCTGGCGGGACGCAAGTGCGCTATTTGACTGGCGTGCCGCACGAAAATCTGGGCTTGCCGATATTGCCCGATCATTCCTCGGCCGCCGTGACGGAAGGCGTCCAGCATACGATTTATAAAGGCATGATCGCACCGCTGGCTCTATTCGGCGGCTTGGTGATGCTGGCCCGCCGCAGCGTCAAGAAAGACGACGAAGGTAAAAACGAGGAGGATCGGCCGACATGA
- a CDS encoding hydrogenase small subunit has product MHDVNDLDLDAYEITNPDGYEGALGGLTRRQFLKYCTGVAATLGLSALMGIRIAEAATAKARPPVIWLSAQECTGCTESLLRAYHPSLEALILDMISLDYHEALCAGAGHQAEAYKAKSIKENWGKFVLVVDGSIPTRDGGIYCMVAGKPILEAVKEAAEGAAAIIGIGSCASWGGIPSSDPNPTHAKPVHEVLPGKTVINIPGCPPNPYNFLSTVLYLLTFGKPPALDTKNRPKFAYGRLIHENCERRPHFDAGRFALEFGDYGHRQGFCLYKLGCKGPETYANCPSIGFGDVGEGNWPVGTGHPCFGCTEQGIGFTKPIHALATVHTYAPPTAFPAVDSLKGEGISAGAAAVIGGVAGLAVGAGAMALRGMDGKSKTDADSGEQS; this is encoded by the coding sequence ATGCATGATGTCAACGATCTCGATCTCGATGCTTACGAGATCACCAATCCCGATGGTTACGAGGGGGCGCTGGGCGGGCTGACCCGCCGCCAGTTCCTGAAATACTGCACCGGCGTCGCGGCGACCTTGGGCCTGTCGGCGCTGATGGGCATCCGCATCGCGGAGGCGGCCACCGCCAAGGCGAGGCCGCCGGTGATCTGGCTGTCGGCCCAGGAATGCACCGGCTGCACCGAATCGCTGCTGCGCGCGTATCACCCCAGCCTCGAAGCGCTGATCCTCGACATGATCTCCCTCGATTATCACGAGGCCCTGTGCGCGGGAGCCGGCCATCAGGCCGAGGCGTACAAAGCCAAGTCGATCAAGGAGAACTGGGGCAAGTTCGTGTTGGTGGTGGACGGTTCGATTCCTACCAGGGACGGTGGGATTTACTGCATGGTCGCCGGCAAGCCGATTTTGGAGGCGGTCAAGGAAGCGGCGGAAGGCGCGGCGGCGATCATCGGCATCGGCTCGTGCGCCTCGTGGGGTGGGATTCCGTCGAGCGATCCCAACCCCACCCACGCCAAGCCGGTGCATGAGGTCTTGCCGGGCAAGACCGTCATCAACATCCCCGGTTGTCCGCCCAACCCCTACAACTTCCTCTCGACCGTGCTTTATTTATTAACCTTCGGCAAGCCGCCGGCGCTGGACACCAAGAACCGGCCCAAATTCGCCTACGGTCGACTGATCCACGAAAACTGCGAACGGCGACCACACTTCGACGCCGGGCGCTTTGCCCTGGAGTTCGGCGACTACGGCCATCGCCAGGGTTTTTGTCTTTACAAGCTCGGCTGCAAAGGGCCGGAGACCTACGCCAATTGCCCGTCCATCGGCTTCGGCGATGTCGGCGAGGGCAACTGGCCGGTGGGTACGGGTCATCCCTGCTTCGGCTGCACCGAGCAAGGCATCGGTTTCACCAAGCCGATCCACGCGCTGGCCACCGTGCATACCTACGCGCCGCCGACCGCGTTCCCGGCGGTGGATTCGCTGAAAGGCGAGGGGATCAGCGCCGGGGCCGCCGCCGTGATCGGCGGGGTCGCCGGTTTGGCGGTCGGCGCGGGCGCGATGGCCTTGCGCGGCATGGACGGCAAGTCGAAAACCGACGCCGATTCGGGCGAGCAATCCTGA